The sequence TAGTTTTCCTAGATAGTCTTGGTCCACATTGTTTTGGTGATTGATTTCATAGGCCAAATCCACATCCTCAGAGATATTAATCAAAAGTGGAAGGATAGAGAAATAGCGTGAAATGTAAATCATTTCTTCATTCGAAAGACTGGTCACTAGGTTATTGAGCCCTTGATAATTCTCGCTAGTTGATAATTCCTTCAACTGGATAATCTTTTCAAAGGTTTCTGGCGCTAGCATATTTTTTGTGATATCTTCTAATAGCTCCGTCAGAATCAAGACTTCTTCTTGGACAACTGCTTTATTACTATAGTTTTCTAATTTTTGAAGAGACATATACTTTCCTTTCCATTCAATCCTTACAGACTTTCATCGGTTTGATTCTCGTATTCTCTGATAAGTTTGGCACGTTTTTCGCTGGCATCAATGTTTAGTACAAGCGCGATGGCTACTGATAATACCAGGAGACTGTTCCCACCTTGTGAAAGGAAGGGGAAGGTTACCCCTGTAGAAGGAATCAATCCTGAAATCCCACCGATATTGACAAAGACCTGAACAAGGATCATCCCTCCGACACCAATAGCAACCATGGAGTTAAAGGGATCCTTTGCTCGAATACCAACCAAGATGATTCGCAAAATCAAGAAGAAGAGTAAAGCCAAAATCATACTGGCTCCTACGAATCCAAACTCCTCGATGACAATCGAAAAGACAAAATCCGTATGGGCTTCTGGCAGATAACCACGCTTCTCGATAGAATTCCCTAGTCCCAGTCCGAACCAGCCTCCATTTACCATTGCATAGTAGGAATTTGCGAGCTGGTGTCCTGCACCCGCCAAGTCATTAAAGGGATTAAAGAAGGCACTAAAACGTTTAGCAACGTAACCAAATACAGGAATTTGAGAAAACTTTTCAACCCCAACAAAGCGAATGACAGACAAGACTAACATTGAGCTCCCTGCCAAGAGAGCCAGAATGGTCGAGAACCAACGATAGGCGATCCCACTAAC comes from Streptococcus oralis and encodes:
- the ftsW gene encoding cell division peptidoglycan polymerase FtsW, whose protein sequence is MKISKRHLLNYSILIPYFLLSILGLIVVYSTTSATLIEEGKSAFQLVRNQGIFWIASLILIALIYKLKLGFLRNGRLIFIVMIVEMVLLALARLVGTPVNGAYGWISVGPVTIQPAEYLKIIIIWYLAHRFSKQQDEIAVYDFQVLTQNQWLPRAFNDWRFVLLVLIGSLGIFPDLGNATILVLVALIMYTVSGIAYRWFSTILALLAGSSMLVLSVIRFVGVEKFSQIPVFGYVAKRFSAFFNPFNDLAGAGHQLANSYYAMVNGGWFGLGLGNSIEKRGYLPEAHTDFVFSIVIEEFGFVGASMILALLFFLILRIILVGIRAKDPFNSMVAIGVGGMILVQVFVNIGGISGLIPSTGVTFPFLSQGGNSLLVLSVAIALVLNIDASEKRAKLIREYENQTDESL